The DNA window CGCCGTGGCGCGGATCGCGGTGCCGCGGCGGGTGCGCGTCAGGAAGAGGTGGAGGCCGCCCAGGAGCAGGAAGGCCAGGGCCAGGGCGCCGAGACGGGCCAGGGGCACGACCACGGGGCCGAGACCGATCACCGCGCCGGCGTACGGCGGCGTCACCGCCTGCTCGTCGGCGGTCCAGGCCAGGATGGCCGCCGTCTGCAGCGTCAGGGCCAGGCCGAAGCCGATGAGGATCGAGTTCTTGATCCTGTGCTCCTCGGTGGCCCGCACGAGGTGGCGGAAGAAGGCCCAAAACAGCGCCGCCCCCAGCAGGAACAGCATCGGGCCGGCGGCCAGGACCGAGAGGAACGGATCCACCCGGCCGAGGGCGAACAGCCACACGCTGACGTACCCGCCGAGCATGATCAGCTCGCCGTGGGCCACGTTGAGCATCTTCAGGACGCCGAAGGCCAGGGAGAGGCCGACGGCGCCCAGGCCGTAGAGCCCGCCGACCAGCGTGCCGAAGACGGCGTTCTGCAGGAGGATGCCGTTCACGGGAGCACCCCGCGGGCGGCCGGGGACGTCCCCAGGTAGACCTGGATCACCTCCGGTCTGGCCAGTGCCTCCTGGGGCGTTCCGGCGGCGATGGTCCGACCCGAGTTCAGCACCAGGACTCTGTCGCACAGGACCCGCACGGCGCGGACATTGTGCTCGACCAGGACCAGCGTGGCGCCGTCGGCGCGCATGCGGCGGAACAGGTCGAGCATCGTGTCCACCTCGGTCGGATTCAGTCCGCCCAGCGGTTCGTCCAGCAGGATCACCCGGGGCTGCGTGGCCAGCGCCCGCGCGATCTCGACGCGCTTGCGCTCGGTGAGCGTGAGCCTGGAGGCGGGCACCGCCGCTTTGTCGGCCAGACCGACGACGCCCAGCAGCCGGAGGCCGTCGTCCCGGGCCCGCCGGGCGGACGGCCGGTCGCGCGCATAGAGACGCGCCACCAGCACGTTTTCCAGCGCCGTGAGGTTGGGCAGCGGGCGGACCAGCTGGAAGGTCCGGGCGATGCCCAGCCGGGTCCGCAGGCTGGCCGGCGCACGGGTGATGTCCGCATC is part of the Armatimonadota bacterium genome and encodes:
- a CDS encoding branched-chain amino acid ABC transporter permease, whose amino-acid sequence is MNGILLQNAVFGTLVGGLYGLGAVGLSLAFGVLKMLNVAHGELIMLGGYVSVWLFALGRVDPFLSVLAAGPMLFLLGAALFWAFFRHLVRATEEHRIKNSILIGFGLALTLQTAAILAWTADEQAVTPPYAGAVIGLGPVVVPLARLGALALAFLLLGGLHLFLTRTRRGTAIRATAEDEQAAALVGIPIGRTYLSAFALASALAGVAGVLVSVSDAVSPAIGLHWTLKALIVIVLGGMGNILGTFVAGIFLGVVESMSGFLLGNAYREVVGLALFLLVLSIRPQGLFSR
- a CDS encoding ABC transporter ATP-binding protein; translation: MRGDLTDLLRVEGLSKTFGGLRAVIDVSFGVAAGEILGLLGPNGSGKTTVLNLIAGALRADRGRVRLGDADITRAPASLRTRLGIARTFQLVRPLPNLTALENVLVARLYARDRPSARRARDDGLRLLGVVGLADKAAVPASRLTLTERKRVEIARALATQPRVILLDEPLGGLNPTEVDTMLDLFRRMRADGATLVLVEHNVRAVRVLCDRVLVLNSGRTIAAGTPQEALARPEVIQVYLGTSPAARGVLP